The window CTACCAATTTGGGAACCAAATAGCATTTTATCATTATTTAAAAAAGATAGTAAACAAAGTGCGGGTTTTTTAAATCCAAATCCGAGTTTTGTTGGTTCAATTTTACAAAAAATAAGAGCAAATTATTTTATTCCAGATGCACGTAAATTCTGGGTAAAACCTTCGGTTAAATTCTTAAAAAACTATCTTTCAAAAAATAATATAGATGTTGTAATAACAACAGGTCCGCCACACAGTTTACATTTAATTGGTCTTCAATTAAAAAAAGAATTAGGTGTAAAATGGATTTCAGATTTTAGAGATCCTTGGACAGATATCGATTATTTTCATCAATTACCATTATCAGAAAAAGCTAGAGCCAAACATCATCAACTAGAGCAAGAAGTTTTAAAAAACTCTGATGCTGTTTTAGTTGTTGGTAAAACAATGAAAGAGAATTATAAAAACTTTTCTGATAATATTCATGTCATTACAAACGGATTTGATTCCGAATTAAATGAAATAAAAGAGGTTGCATTAGATAAAAAATTCTCAATAACGCATATTGGAATGATGAATGCTGATAGAAACCCTCTAGTTTTATGGAAGGTTTTATCAGATTTATGTAAAGAAAATAAGGAGTTTGAACAAGATTTAGAAATAAAATTAATTGGTAAAATAGCTTCTGAAATTGATGAATCTTTAGAAGGATATCAACTTAAAAATATTGTAAAAATCGATTATTTACCTCATAATGAAGTAAAAGAATATCAACGGAAATCGCAAGTTTTATTGCTAGCTATAAATAATGTGCCAAGTGCAAAAGGTATTTTAACAGGAAAAATATTTGAGTATTTACAAGCTAAAAGACCTATTTTAGCAATTGGACCAGAAGATGGAGATTTAGCGGAAGTTTTAAATTCTACTAATTCAGGTAGTACTGTTGATTTTGAAAATAAAGACCAATTAAAATTAACGATTTTAAGATTATATTCTGCTTATAAAAATGGAGATTTAACTATAGAATCGAGTAATATTGAACAATTTCATCGTAAGAATTTAACGGAACAATTGTCAATAGTAATTAAAGACGTAGTAAATAAGGTTTGAAAAAAATAGTAACTATTTTAGGAGCAAGACCTCAGTTTGTAAAAGGAGCTGTTTTAAGTAGAATTATAGAAAAATATAAGTCTATTGAAGAGGTTATTATACATACAGGTCAACATTTTGATGAAAATATGAGTGCTATTTTCTTCAATGAAATGAATATTCCTAAACCAAAATACAACCTTAATGTAAATAGTCTTAGTCATGGAGCTATGACTGGCAAAATGCTTGAAAAGATTGAAGAAATTTTACTAACCGAAAAGCCAGATGCTGTCGTGGTTTATGGAGATACTAACTCTACAATCGCTGGGGCTTTAGCAGCAAAGAAATTACAGATAAAAGTTGTGCATATAGAAGCGGGTTTGCGTTCTTATAATATGCAAATGCCTGAAGAGGTTAATAGAATTTTAACGGATAGAATTTCTGATTTATTAAGTTGTCCAACAGATACTGCAATTAAAAATTTAGAAAAAGAAGGATTTAATAATTTGCCAAGTTGTATTGAAAAACATGGCGATATTATGAAAGATGCTGTTGAATATTATAGTGAAATGGCAGCAGAAAAATCAGCTATAATGGAAGATGAAAATTTGCAAAAAAACGAATTTGTTTTAGCAACAATTCATCGACAAGAAAATACAGATGATATCAATAAACTAAAAGATATATTTTCTGCTTTAGAGGAGATTCATAAAGAAAAGACTGTTGTTTTACCTTTGCATCCAAGAACAAAAAAAGTTCTAGACAAATATAATTTACAGCCTAAAATTACTTTTATAAATCCTGTTGGATATTTTGATATGTTAGTTTTATTAAAGAACTGTAAAATGGTTGTTACAGATAGTGGTGGACTACAAAAAGAGGCGTTTTTTAATAAAAAACACTGTATTATAGCAAGAGAAGAAACAGAATGGATTGAGTTAGTGGAACATGGTTTTGCGGATCTAACTGGAAGTAATCCAGAAAAAATAATGGATGCTTATGTTAAGTTTGATAAATCTGCTTTAAGTTTTAATAAAGAATTATACGGTTCTAATGTGGGGGGGAAAATTCATCAGTCTATAATTAATTTAATAGAAGAATAAATTGGGAATAATTTTAAAACAGTCTCTTAAAAATTCACTCATAATATATCTTGGGTTTATAGTTGGTGGTATAAACGTTCTTGTTTTATATCCAGAGATTTTAAAATCGGAATTTTATGGTTTGGTTGTGTATTTGCTTTCAGCTTCTAATTTAATAATGCCTTTGGCTGCTTTTGGTATTCATAATACCATTGTTAAATTTTATTCATCATATAGTGACAAAGAACAACAAGATAGGTTTTTATCAATTGCTATTATTTTACCCCTTTTTATTGCAATTCCACTAGGTTTTTTTTGGAATGAAATTCAAAATTGGATTTTAACTAAATTACCAACAGAGAATAAAATTGTAGAAAGTTATACGCTATCGATATATATAATTGCAATTTCTTGTGCTTATTTTGAAGTTTTTTATTCTTGGGCTAAAGTTCAGTTACAATCGGTCTTTGGTAATGTTTTAAAGGAATTTTATAATAGAGCTGTTGTGTGTTTATTGTTGCTTTCAATTTCTTTTGGATGGATTACAAAGCCTCAATTTATATGGGTTTTAACAGGTTTTTATGTCTTAAGAACACTGTTAATGATGTTTTATGCTTTCAAATTATATGCTCCAAAATTAACATTTCAACTACCAGATAACTTTAAAGAAGTACTTCGTTATTCAGGGTATATTATTTTAGCAGGAAGTGCCGGAGCCATAATTTTAGATATAGATAAGGTGATGATACCAAGTAAAGAGGTTGTTAATGTGGCTGCTTATTATGCGGTTGCGGTATTTATCGGTTCATTTATTGAAGCTCCAAGTAGGGCAATGTCTCAAATATTACAGCCTTTAACTTCAAAAACTTTAAATGAAAATAATCATTTCGAAGTTGAAAATTTATATAAAAAGAGTTCTATAAACTTATTGTTAATTGGTGGGTTATTCTTTTTACTAGTTAATTGTGGTGTTGTTGAGCTTTTTAAATTAATGCCAGAAAAAGGCTATTCAGAAGGTGTTTTAGTAGTTTTAATGATTTCTGTAGCTAAATTGTATAACATGTTCCTGGGAAATAATGGGGCAATTATTAATAACTCAAAATTCTATAGAATTGCATTACCAATTGGTGTTGGTATGGCTTTGTCTGTGTATTTCTTAAATAACTATTTATTCGAATTTTTTAGAACAGATGGATTTGCATTAGCAACATTAATAACTATTTTAGTTTTTAATACGCTAAAAATATTTTTTGTAAAATCTAAATTTAAGATGACTCCTTTTACTAATAAATCGGTACAATTGATATTGATTATTTTGTGTTTATTTTCAGCCTTTTATTTCTGGGATTTTCCATTTCATCCAATATTGAACATTGTTCTTAAAAGTATATTAATTGTAACAAGTTATTTGTTTGTGGTTCTAAAAATGAATATTTCACCAGAAATAGATAATCTAATTAAACGTTTTAGAAAGTAGTTTTTCTAGCAAAAAAATAAGGCCTATCAATTAAGATAGACCTTTTGAAGGGGAAACTCCTATTTCTAATATTTTTAGAAACGGGTTTGCAAATATAGGACATAACTTAAGTATTGTTCTAAACATAAGTTTATAAGTTACTTAGAGTATAAAGCTTTTCGAATTCTGCTAAATTGTATAGGAGTTATGTTTAAATAAGCTGCAACTTGATATAGCGGTATGTGTTTTTCAATATCTGGAGCAACTTTTTTAAGTTCAAGATATCGTTCAGTAGCGTTTAAGGTGCTTAAAGAATTTACTCTTCTTTCAATATTTATAAAAGCACTCTCTAAATTTTTAATATGTAAAAGTGCAATGTCATGATGCTTTTTGGTGAGTAGTATAAAAGTATCCCAATTCCCTTCAAACACTGTACAATCTGTAATACAAGCATAAGTAGAAGTTGCTGGTGTTTTTAATAATAATGAGGTAAGCGAGCAAAAAACTGATATTGGAATAAATATTGATCTAATATGTTCTTTACCTTTTTTATCTAAAGTATAACTTCTAGCAATGCCTTCTATTAATAAAAAAGTGTTTTTTGGTGTTTTGCCAGCTGCGTCTATTATTTCTCCTTTTTTGTATTTTTTTAAAGAGAAAAGATTTTCTAAATCCTTTATTGCTTCATCTGATAATTTTACTATTGAAGAAGCGTATTTTTTAACTGAACTCATTTGTAGCTGATAACGAAGAGGTTATCTACAAATGTAGCTTAATTTTTTCTAAAACACTAATCGCGTTTGGACCTTCCATAAAAAGTAAGTCTAACAGAGAAAGGTTGGGTAGAAAACCATGTTTGTCATCAAACATTTGAATGTATTGAGGTATTGTAATTTCAATTCCCTTTTTATCAATAGCTAAATTTCTAAAATCTTTTTCCTTCGGAAGTAACTCGTATTCTGTAGTTATTGAATAGTTTGATGGTAATTGTAATGCATCCGTTAATATTGAAAAAGTATCAATATTTACATCAATTAAAAAGGTGTATTCTTTTGTAAAAATTGGCATTAAATCATCAATGTAAAACTCAAAAAAAGGTGAAGTTCTATAAGCAGATTGTAGCGATTTTAAATGCTGACTTTGCCAAGGTGTAACGTTTTCAACTAATGTGTCTTTTGTCTTCTTTCTTCCTTCCGTTTTTGGGTGTTTAACAGGAATATTTAAAAGCTGTTTACCATTTGCACCATAAATATAACAACGGTTTCTGTACGTTTGTTTTTGAAAATTATCTTCAACCTCAAAAACAATATTTTCAGCATTTATGATTGCTGAATATTGCGAAATAGGAGAGAAGTATGTTGGTAAAAATAAACTCAAAGTTAGTCAGTTTTTTTTCTTCCTTTATAAAAACTATACCCAAAGTAGCTTGCAAATAATAAAATCACAACCCATAAGTAAGAAACAGGCTCTCCACTTCCATGAACAGTTGTAAACATTCTATCCCATCGAATAGATTTTATTTTATCAGAAAAGTTAAATATAGAAATATTAGGATCCCAACTCAACCAAATCATTACAGGTTTACCAACAACGTGGTCAAACGGAACATAACCCCAATTACGAGCGTCTAAAGAGTTTTGTCTGTTATCTCCCATTAACCAATAGTAATCTTGTTTAAAAGTGTAGCTATTAGCTTCTTTTCCGTTGATGTAAATTTTATCATTCATAACAACTAAATTATTGTTTTCGTATCGACCAATAATTTGCTCATAAAACGGAATTGATTTTGAATCTAAGGCAACAGTAACTCCTTTCTTCGGAATATAAATTGGTCCAAAATTATCTGAACTCCATTTGTATTGTGGATTGTGAGGAAAAACTGCTTTATCATAAAATCCAGCAGGTTTCAATTCTTTTGTTATGCTTTTTACCAATGAGTTATCAGCCATTGCAGCTGCTTCATCATCCGTTAAATTAAGAATGTACTTTCCATCTCTTGTGCCACCTTCTCTAACATTATACCTTTTAATAAAAGCTTGGCTAAATTGTTTCCCTTCTGTATCAACTTCAAAAAACCATTGCGGATTTGCTCTGTCAGGTAAAACAGTTTTTTTTCCGTTTATAAAAACATACCCATTTCTAACTTCCAAACTATCGCCAGGAATACCAACAGAACGTTTCACGTAATTTGTACGTTTGTCAATAGGTTTATACGTGTGTTTTCCAGATCTATCTCCCCACATAGAAGCTAAACTATCAACCGGCCAACTAAAAACAACTATGTCGTTTCTTTTTATTTTTTGAAAACCAGGAACACGCATATATGGTAAAGACAGTTTGTTTAAAAAGCCCTCTTTATCAGTATCATCAGATATAAAAGATTTTCCAATTACAGGAAGTGTATCGTGTACCATTGGCGCAGCTACTGTTGTCATTGGAACTCTAGCTCCGTAATGAAACTTGCTTACAAATAAATAATCTCCAACCCATAAAGTTTTTTCTAAAGATGAAGTTGGAATTGTGTACGGTTGCATAAAATAAGTATGCACTAAAGTAGCAGCAATAATTGCAAAAGAAATAGAACTTACCCATTCACCAAGATTAGATTGTGGTTTTAAACTTCTGCCTTCTTTGTGTTTTGTATTTGTAAAATAGTTGATATAGTAAATAAAGAAACCAAAAGTTATAATAGCTAAAATTGTGTGTAGCCTTTTATTGAAACCGAAACTTCTACAGGTTTCTACCCAAATTATTGGAAACATTAATAAGTTTACAATTGGTATAAAAAGTAAAATTACCCACCATTTTGGTCGGTTAATAATTTGCATTAAAACAACTGCATTATAAACTGGTACAGCTGCTTCCCAAGCTTGTCTTCCAGCTTTTACATATAATTTCCAAGTTCCTAAAAAGTGTACTACTTGTACTATTAGGAAAAATATAAACCATTCAAAAAATGTCATAATTCTAAATTTTTATTCCTTTTAAAGGATGTCAATTAGTAGTTTTAAATTGCTAATTGTTACGTTTTTTAACCAATGTTTAACACATCATTCATTGTGAAAACACCTGTTTTATTTTGAAGCCATTCTGCCGCAATAACTGCTCCTAATGCAAATCCTTGGCGGTTATGCGCTGTATGTTTAATATCAATAGTATCTACTTCAGAAGTATAAGAAACGGTATGTGTTCCAGGAACATCTGCTATTCTTTTAGCGATAATAGGAACAATTTCTTCGGAAGCTTCGCCGTCTAGCTCCCATTTAGTTCTGTTGGTGTTTTCTAAAACACCTTCCGCTAAAGTTATAGCTGTTCCGCTTGGAGCATCTAGTTTTTTTGTATGATGAATTTCTTCCATAGAAATGTTATAATCCTGTAAAGCATTCATCATTTTAGCGAGTTGTTTATTTAACTCAAAAAAGATGTTTACGCCTAAACTAAAGTTAGAAGCATAAATAAAAGCACCCTTTTTTTCTTTACAAAGATTAATAGCTTCATCATATTTTTCTAACCAACCGGTAGTTCCAGAAATTACTGGAACATTGTTGTTAAAACAATCTGAAATATTATTAAAAGCTGATGTTGGGACACTAAAATCAATAGCAACATCTGCTAAGGTAATGTCAATAACATCATCTTTGTCTTTTCTTATAACAATGTCATGTCCTCGAGAAATTGCGATTTTTTCAATCTCTTTTCCCATTCTTCCGTAACCTAGTAATGCAATCTTCATTTAAAAAGAATATTTTAATGAAAGTCCAACTTTTGGAGCTTCAACAAGCATTTTATCTGGCTGAAAAGTTGGTCTTATAGATAAATTATCATCGGTATTAAACTGTAAAAGGTGTGCGTTTACACTTGCTTCTACAATTTGTAAAACGTATAATAAAATACCCGTTAAAAGAGATAAATCTCTATTTTTTCTTAATGTTGTTTGTGCGCTTTCTAAACTTGCTGTAGATAAAATTAGAGAACCATCGTCTCTTGTAAATTCATCTTGTAAACCTTGTGCTCTAAGTTTAAAAGCTGTTCTGTATCTGTCGTATTCGTTTCCGTTGTCGATGTAAAAATAAGTAGCAGTACCAATTGCTGCCCAAACTAATGGCGCTTTCCAATACTTTTTATTGTAAATCTGCCCACCTCCAGGAAAAACTGCGGAATAAAAAGCAGCTTTAGAAGGTGAAAGTGGATTGTAAATACCTTCTTGGATAGATAATTCTTTTATTTTTATTGCTGTAGTATCAATTTGTGCGTTGGCAAATAAACTGCAACATAAAAAGCAAAAAACGAATATGTGTTTCGTGAAACTCACTTATTTTAATAAGTTTTTAATTCGATTAAAATCTTCTTCAGAATGAAAAGGAATAGAGATTTTACCTTTTCCATTACTACTTACAGAAACGTCAATTTTGTGTCCAAAGTATTCGCTAATATCTTTTACACTTTCCTTAACAAATTTAGGAAGTTGTTTCTTTTTAGCTGGTTTTGTAACTTTTCCTGTTTTTAAAGTTTTTACTAATTCTTCAGTTTGTCTAACCGATAATTTTTCTCGTAAAACTTTCTCGTAAATATTTAATTGGTCTTCCGTACTTTCAACGTTAATAAGAGCTCTTCCATGACCCATTGAAATAAATCCGTCTCGCATTCCTGTTTGTACAATTGGATCTAATTTTAACAATCTTAAGTAGTTTGTTACTGTTGATCTTTTTTTACCAACACGCACACTCATTTCTTCTTGCGTTAAATTAATTTCATCAATTAAACGTTGGTAAGAAAGTGCTACTTCAATTGGATCTAAATTTTTACGTTGTATGTTTTCAACCAATGCCATTTCTAGCATTTCTTGGTCGTTTGCAATTCTTATGTAAGCAGGAACCGTTTTGTTTCCTATTAATTTTGAAGCTCTAAATCTACGTTCTCCAGATACTAATTGAAATTTGTCTTCTGCTAATTTACGAACTGTAATTGGCTGAATTACACCTAGTTCTCTAATAGAACTCGCTAATTCTCTAAGTGCTTCTTCGTCAAAATAAGTTCTTGGTTGATACGGGTTTACATCAATAAGATTTAAATCTATTTCAATAATACTTCCAACAACTTTATCTGCATTTTCATCTGAAGCTGCAATAACGTTACTAGTTTCTTTCAATAAGGCAGATAATCCTCTTCCTAAAGCTTGTTTTTTAGTTGCCTTTGCCATTTTATGCGTTCTTTTTTAAAAGTTCGTTTGCCAAATTTAAGTAATTTACAGCACCTTTACTTGTTGCATCGTATGCAATTATACTTTCTCCATAACTTGGTGCTTCCCCAAGACGTGTATTTCTTCTAATAATTGTGTCAAAAACCATAGAGCTAAAGTGTTTCCTAACTTCATCTACAACTTGATTAGAAAGACGTAAACGAGAATCGAACATGGTTAATAATAAACCTTCAATGTCTAATTCTGGGTTGTGTATTTTTTGTACACTTTTTATAGTGTTTAATAATTTTCCTAAACCTTCCAAAGCAAAATATTCACATTGAATTGGAATAATAACA of the Tenacibaculum todarodis genome contains:
- a CDS encoding glycosyltransferase family 4 protein, with the translated sequence MKALIITYYWPPAGGSGVQRWLKFVKYLQNFDIEPIVYVPENAQYPIKDVSLEKDIPENIEILKLPIWEPNSILSLFKKDSKQSAGFLNPNPSFVGSILQKIRANYFIPDARKFWVKPSVKFLKNYLSKNNIDVVITTGPPHSLHLIGLQLKKELGVKWISDFRDPWTDIDYFHQLPLSEKARAKHHQLEQEVLKNSDAVLVVGKTMKENYKNFSDNIHVITNGFDSELNEIKEVALDKKFSITHIGMMNADRNPLVLWKVLSDLCKENKEFEQDLEIKLIGKIASEIDESLEGYQLKNIVKIDYLPHNEVKEYQRKSQVLLLAINNVPSAKGILTGKIFEYLQAKRPILAIGPEDGDLAEVLNSTNSGSTVDFENKDQLKLTILRLYSAYKNGDLTIESSNIEQFHRKNLTEQLSIVIKDVVNKV
- the wecB gene encoding non-hydrolyzing UDP-N-acetylglucosamine 2-epimerase; translated protein: MKKIVTILGARPQFVKGAVLSRIIEKYKSIEEVIIHTGQHFDENMSAIFFNEMNIPKPKYNLNVNSLSHGAMTGKMLEKIEEILLTEKPDAVVVYGDTNSTIAGALAAKKLQIKVVHIEAGLRSYNMQMPEEVNRILTDRISDLLSCPTDTAIKNLEKEGFNNLPSCIEKHGDIMKDAVEYYSEMAAEKSAIMEDENLQKNEFVLATIHRQENTDDINKLKDIFSALEEIHKEKTVVLPLHPRTKKVLDKYNLQPKITFINPVGYFDMLVLLKNCKMVVTDSGGLQKEAFFNKKHCIIAREETEWIELVEHGFADLTGSNPEKIMDAYVKFDKSALSFNKELYGSNVGGKIHQSIINLIEE
- a CDS encoding lipopolysaccharide biosynthesis protein — encoded protein: MGIILKQSLKNSLIIYLGFIVGGINVLVLYPEILKSEFYGLVVYLLSASNLIMPLAAFGIHNTIVKFYSSYSDKEQQDRFLSIAIILPLFIAIPLGFFWNEIQNWILTKLPTENKIVESYTLSIYIIAISCAYFEVFYSWAKVQLQSVFGNVLKEFYNRAVVCLLLLSISFGWITKPQFIWVLTGFYVLRTLLMMFYAFKLYAPKLTFQLPDNFKEVLRYSGYIILAGSAGAIILDIDKVMIPSKEVVNVAAYYAVAVFIGSFIEAPSRAMSQILQPLTSKTLNENNHFEVENLYKKSSINLLLIGGLFFLLVNCGVVELFKLMPEKGYSEGVLVVLMISVAKLYNMFLGNNGAIINNSKFYRIALPIGVGMALSVYFLNNYLFEFFRTDGFALATLITILVFNTLKIFFVKSKFKMTPFTNKSVQLILIILCLFSAFYFWDFPFHPILNIVLKSILIVTSYLFVVLKMNISPEIDNLIKRFRK
- a CDS encoding Crp/Fnr family transcriptional regulator, with the translated sequence MSSVKKYASSIVKLSDEAIKDLENLFSLKKYKKGEIIDAAGKTPKNTFLLIEGIARSYTLDKKGKEHIRSIFIPISVFCSLTSLLLKTPATSTYACITDCTVFEGNWDTFILLTKKHHDIALLHIKNLESAFINIERRVNSLSTLNATERYLELKKVAPDIEKHIPLYQVAAYLNITPIQFSRIRKALYSK
- a CDS encoding WbqC family protein, whose translation is MSLFLPTYFSPISQYSAIINAENIVFEVEDNFQKQTYRNRCYIYGANGKQLLNIPVKHPKTEGRKKTKDTLVENVTPWQSQHLKSLQSAYRTSPFFEFYIDDLMPIFTKEYTFLIDVNIDTFSILTDALQLPSNYSITTEYELLPKEKDFRNLAIDKKGIEITIPQYIQMFDDKHGFLPNLSLLDLLFMEGPNAISVLEKIKLHL
- the lepB gene encoding signal peptidase I, which codes for MTFFEWFIFFLIVQVVHFLGTWKLYVKAGRQAWEAAVPVYNAVVLMQIINRPKWWVILLFIPIVNLLMFPIIWVETCRSFGFNKRLHTILAIITFGFFIYYINYFTNTKHKEGRSLKPQSNLGEWVSSISFAIIAATLVHTYFMQPYTIPTSSLEKTLWVGDYLFVSKFHYGARVPMTTVAAPMVHDTLPVIGKSFISDDTDKEGFLNKLSLPYMRVPGFQKIKRNDIVVFSWPVDSLASMWGDRSGKHTYKPIDKRTNYVKRSVGIPGDSLEVRNGYVFINGKKTVLPDRANPQWFFEVDTEGKQFSQAFIKRYNVREGGTRDGKYILNLTDDEAAAMADNSLVKSITKELKPAGFYDKAVFPHNPQYKWSSDNFGPIYIPKKGVTVALDSKSIPFYEQIIGRYENNNLVVMNDKIYINGKEANSYTFKQDYYWLMGDNRQNSLDARNWGYVPFDHVVGKPVMIWLSWDPNISIFNFSDKIKSIRWDRMFTTVHGSGEPVSYLWVVILLFASYFGYSFYKGRKKTD
- the dapB gene encoding 4-hydroxy-tetrahydrodipicolinate reductase → MKIALLGYGRMGKEIEKIAISRGHDIVIRKDKDDVIDITLADVAIDFSVPTSAFNNISDCFNNNVPVISGTTGWLEKYDEAINLCKEKKGAFIYASNFSLGVNIFFELNKQLAKMMNALQDYNISMEEIHHTKKLDAPSGTAITLAEGVLENTNRTKWELDGEASEEIVPIIAKRIADVPGTHTVSYTSEVDTIDIKHTAHNRQGFALGAVIAAEWLQNKTGVFTMNDVLNIG
- a CDS encoding DUF5683 domain-containing protein is translated as MSFTKHIFVFCFLCCSLFANAQIDTTAIKIKELSIQEGIYNPLSPSKAAFYSAVFPGGGQIYNKKYWKAPLVWAAIGTATYFYIDNGNEYDRYRTAFKLRAQGLQDEFTRDDGSLILSTASLESAQTTLRKNRDLSLLTGILLYVLQIVEASVNAHLLQFNTDDNLSIRPTFQPDKMLVEAPKVGLSLKYSF
- a CDS encoding ParB/RepB/Spo0J family partition protein; amino-acid sequence: MAKATKKQALGRGLSALLKETSNVIAASDENADKVVGSIIEIDLNLIDVNPYQPRTYFDEEALRELASSIRELGVIQPITVRKLAEDKFQLVSGERRFRASKLIGNKTVPAYIRIANDQEMLEMALVENIQRKNLDPIEVALSYQRLIDEINLTQEEMSVRVGKKRSTVTNYLRLLKLDPIVQTGMRDGFISMGHGRALINVESTEDQLNIYEKVLREKLSVRQTEELVKTLKTGKVTKPAKKKQLPKFVKESVKDISEYFGHKIDVSVSSNGKGKISIPFHSEEDFNRIKNLLK